Sequence from the Mugil cephalus isolate CIBA_MC_2020 chromosome 20, CIBA_Mcephalus_1.1, whole genome shotgun sequence genome:
ACCAGTCTCATGGTTCAGGTCCTTCTGTTGGACCACACACTGGAAGCAGGTGGTTGTGGTGGAGGTCACAGTAGTTTGGAGGGTGATGTGGTAGCGACCGTCTCTCTCTGAgatctcagcctcctcagcaTCAAAGATGTTTCCATCACAGTTCTGCCACCGTAGCTCTGGCTTTGGAAAAGCTCCTTGAACCTCACACTTCAGCTGGACCCCAGAATCTGTCACCTTAGACATCGTGACGATGGGTTTGGGAACTGAACCTgagaacagaggaaacacaacaaacatggagacttgaaatgtcattttgGACTCTGTTTGTGGTCTGATGTCTGAAGGTCTGTCTGTAAATACAGTCACACATTTGAGACGGAAAAACATCTCATCAACTGAATTTATTATATGAGAATTTACGTTATTAGGAGTTAAACATAAttactcaccaacaacaagtGTAATGTTGAATGTGAGTCCTCCATTAAGTTCTGGAAAGTAACAGGTGTAGTCTCCAGTGTCTATGGTCGTTGTGTTAATAATCATGATGGAGGCGTTACCAAACCTCATCTGTTCAGGAAAATGTGAGACTCTTCCTCTGAACTGATCATCTTGACCTGGAGAGGCCGTTACCGTGATGAAGACCAGCATCGTAGATGAAcacattcttcttctgtccatctttcCAGACGAAGAGTTTTTGTTCAACACTCTCCTTGGTGCTGAGGGAACACGGTAAGATGACGTCACCACCTTCAGATACTGtgatgacctctgaccctggaagacaaaacagatttttaacaaCATCAACTTTTAATTGGtaataaacagacagagacatttacatgttatttGAACAACTTCTGAGACTTTATCAATGGGAGGGCTCAGTCCCAGCGATAGACTACAATGAGCTACTGAGTGTATACTACCTGTTTATATATATCTGTGGTAGACTACGTTCTCACTTCCTGGATAAAGTTTAGACTCCAACCTGACAATCACTAACTGCCAACATAactccagtaggtggcagcattGCACTTTTCAATATTCTCAGAACAAtgacacacatgaaacacaccATAAAATCTcatgaaactaaaaatgaacaaagaatgAACgagcacacatacaaacacagtcTGGCACAATAACCCACGGTGTCAGGTGATTCACAGTTTTGGCCATGAAGACAGTCACGGAATTTCGAAATATACCTCACACATTTGACACTGACTCTTCGAAGCAGTCGTTTAAAAACATATGAGAAAAGACAGTGCTGAGACAACTTTAAAAGGATCGGGTATAGACCCGCATGGACACAACCTCACACCGTGTAACTCAACATCCACTTTTACTGCCAACGCCCACGAGTTGGTGACGCTGACTGGATGTTGTCAGTAGGACCGAGTAGATGCACTTTTCTAACAATAAGCAACTATGTCGACATGTCGCAGTAGGaataagaagtgatgggatatacGACTACACATCAACCAACACATCTCCCCTCTGCAACACACGAAGCAAAACACACTTAGAAAcccagaaaaacacagtttgcagtAGTTTAGTAAAGCGTTTAGTTTGGTCTTCATTACATCTCAATGCATTTATATGTATGATAGTTCACAGAGGTTCTAGAGTTTCAGACGCATGTTAACACATGTGTCGGCACAACTGGAATCTGACGCTCTCCCACCTCCGTTTTAAAAGCATCTCCTGAAAAGCTGTGATGTGatagaaaatgaattaatctCCTAACTTACCATGAACAGTTTTACTGTTATGTTCAGCTCGCACCGTCAGAGAAATCAAGACCAGAGTCAGAAACGCCGGAATGAAGAACTTCACTGTAGAATCCATGATAACAAAAGACGAGTGCACCAAGTCAAGTCTGTGTCGCTTCTACTCACGTCTCCTCCGgcctctctctatatatatggTACAAGACGCTATGGTACAATTACCCTCACATACTGTTCACATTTTGTACCGAGTTCCCTTGTAGCAAGGCAGAGAGAGAAcccagagagggagggggagagagaagagagccaAAAAGTGTGAAGGAGAACAGAAAGAGGTTGGGTTATTTCAGGTCATGTTAATCCAAAAGGCTTTGattaaaggcaactggacatgcagaattttcttgaagacgtttctccactcatctgagcagcttcttcagttctgataaactagtgggaaaattctgtgggtaccacccacCAGAAACCTGCTAGACCAGATACTGGAGTCACTATTTCCTTAATGGCTGGTTCTTAGCTGTCTCTGAAAGGGGGGCTGTGTGTCTGGGCTACTCACCCAgtgaatggagctctaacgaggctgtTGTTggtgggagcctggaggctcaaggtgtgaatgttgttgaaacttcttggggacagaagtcagaactgaattgtaaatagataGTActtgttcagtgtagtgaggaatgtgcTGTACAGACTGACCAGATTTATCCATAGCTACCTTCTGCAGGTATTTATGTCTTCCTTTACTCAGgatttcaataaaaacaaacacaaaaaaatatatatacaaccATG
This genomic interval carries:
- the LOC124997948 gene encoding butyrophilin-like protein 2 isoform X3 encodes the protein MRFGNASIMIINTTTIDTGDYTCYFPELNGGLTFNITLVVVPKPIVTMSKVTDSGVQLKCEVQGAFPKPELRWQNCDGNIFDAEEAEISERDGRYHITLQTTVTSTTTTCFQCVVQQKDLNHETGSTITVPEKPFVDPCGKVTIEGLMTGIVVGAGLLVLVLVLLVFFKFITVRRVRAGTQKTDGDNETNEPLKSEHITV
- the LOC124997948 gene encoding butyrophilin-like protein 2 isoform X2, with product MRFGNASIMIINTTTIDTGDYTCYFPELNGGLTFNITLVVGSVPKPIVTMSKVTDSGVQLKCEVQGAFPKPELRWQNCDGNIFDAEEAEISERDGRYHITLQTTVTSTTTTCFQCVVQQKDLNHETGSTITVPEKPFVDPCGKVTIEGLMTGIVVGAGLLVLVLVLLVFFKFITVRRVRGTQKTDGDNETNEPLKSEHITV
- the LOC124997948 gene encoding butyrophilin-like protein 2 isoform X1, which produces MRFGNASIMIINTTTIDTGDYTCYFPELNGGLTFNITLVVGSVPKPIVTMSKVTDSGVQLKCEVQGAFPKPELRWQNCDGNIFDAEEAEISERDGRYHITLQTTVTSTTTTCFQCVVQQKDLNHETGSTITVPEKPFVDPCGKVTIEGLMTGIVVGAGLLVLVLVLLVFFKFITVRRVRAGTQKTDGDNETNEPLKSEHITV